In one window of Aphidius gifuensis isolate YNYX2018 linkage group LG4, ASM1490517v1, whole genome shotgun sequence DNA:
- the LOC122855544 gene encoding gamma-tubulin complex component 2-like isoform X2, with product MSEFKVHTLVAELIGLLKSPYPPEKFIDKVEKGVAPPENIPSKNCLRYLKKISPNPDAFIEKYEELKDKKVDRLGSFMQVLYHISADKSLKDHLEKHSQSIGGMSSQLDPITSDDLPQIQKKIIKAALEDEKKKIQQVNALSKKLETTTLKNNWVSERPRISWDFQSNSQLSPYEKVVPVVSQESILLWDLLSCLKGMDGSYIVSEPLTHPYAVKTFKISADVGISYKQLAQQILPLASCYSMTVRFVEEKVQSNDGQVNHALVGAISCLLKDYMMFILQLEMEHRKGKLNLQKLWFYIHPTMSTMSIISQITSTICKANARGGKVLSLLHEQISNMSFEAKSKELCLFFMQSASVPYMKILEKWVYKGVICDPYQEFLVEDNEIIQREELPMDYSADYWEKRYTMRPERIPTFLNEHAQTILRTGKYFNVIRQCGKTVQWGKQEPLVYQYRDQKYIGAIDRAYSEAARTLLEVLIQENDLMGRLKSVKNYFLLAQGDFVVQFLNLCDAELSKSMYDIVLHRLASLLEVALRTSSADSDPYKDDLKPELLPYDLQYQMFRILSIQTSDEKEYCSHTGKPLTGIEAFSFNYDVKWPVSLVINKKAIACYQMLFRHLLYCKHIERLLCRVWVSNKIAKTFTHEAAMAYRQAFSLRQRMLDCIQHLEYYMMVEVIEPNWHTFIDKMSKVTNVDDVLSVHQDLQDSYLKECMLTDPELLSCITGISGACMQFCDFMQVSKTKSSNTAASFEETIESLDTKFTDVLIRLLNRICDLGCDNNNEKLLNVFCRLDFNLFYTGIMARRNAEKASQPQEATTA from the exons atgagtgAATTTAAAGTACACACACTTGTTGCTGAATtaattggtttattaaaaTCTCCATATCCAccagaaaaatttattgataaagttgaaaaaGGTGTTGCACCACCAGAAAATATaccatcaaaaaattgtttacgttatttaaaaaaaatatcaccaaATCCAGATgcatttatagaaaaatatgaagaatTAAAGGATAAAAAAGTTGACAGATTAGGTTCATTTATGCAAGTATTATATCATATATCAGCTGATAAATCATTGAAGGATCATCTTGAAAAACATTCACAATCAATTGGTGGTATGTCATCACAGCTTGATCCAATAACAAGTGATGATTTGCCacaaatacaaaagaaaataataaaagctgCCTTGgaagatgagaaaaaaaaaattcaacaagtcAATgcattgtcaaaaaaattagaaacaacaacattaaaaaataattgggtATCAGAAAGACCAAGAATATCATGGGATTTTCAATCAAATTCACAGCTATCACCatatgaaaaagttgtgcCAGTTGTATCACAAGAATCAATACTTCTTTGGGATCTTTTGAGTTGTTTAAAAGGCATGGATGGTTCATATATTGTTTCAGAACCATTAACACATCCTTATGCtgttaaaacatttaaaatatcagctGATGTTGGTATATCTTATAAACAATTGGCACAACAAATATTACCACTTGCTTCTTGTTATTCAATGACTGTTAGatttgttgaagaaaaagTACAATCAAATGATGGACAAGTTAATCATGCTCTTGTTGGTGCTATTAGTTGtttattaaaagattatatgatgtttattttacaattagaAATGGAGCATAGaaaaggtaaattaaatttacaaaaactttGGTTTTATATTCATCCAACAATGTCAACAATGTCAATAATATCACAAATTACATCAACAATTTGCAAG gcAAATGCAAGAGGTGGAAAAGTATTGAGTCTTCTTCATGAACAAATAAGCAACATGAGCTTTGAGGCAAAAtcaaaagaattatgtttattttttatgcaatCAGCAAGTGTTCCATATAtgaaaattcttgaaaaatgGGTTTATAAAGGTGTTATTTGTGATCCATATCAAGAATTTCTTGTTGaagataatgaaataatacaaCGTGAAGAATTACCAATGGATTATTCAGCAGATTATTGGGAAAAAAGATATACAATGAGACCAGAAAGAAtaccaacatttttaaatgaacatgCACAAACAATATTACGTactggtaaatattttaatgtaataCGTCAATGTGGTAAAACAGTACAATGGGGAAAACAAGAACCACTTGTTTATCAATATcgtgatcaaaaatatattggtgCTATTGATCGTGCATATTCTGAAGCAGCAAGAACGCTACTTGAAGTATTAATACAAGAAAATGATTTAATGGGAAGATTAAaaagtgttaaaaattattttctacttGCACAAGGTGATTTTgttgtacaatttttaaatctttgtGATGCTGAATTAAGTAAAAGTATGTATGACATTGTACTTCATCGATTGGCATCATTGCTAGAAGTTGCATTGAGAACATCATCAGCTGATTCTGATCCTTACAAGGATGATCTTAAACCAGAATTATTGCCATATGATCTTCAGTATCAAATGTTTAGAATATTATCAATTCAAACTAGTGATGAAAAAGAATATTGTTCACACACTGGTAAACCACTAACTGGCATTGAagctttttcatttaattatgatGTCAAATGGCCTGTATcacttgttattaataaaaaagcaattGCCTGTTATCAAATGTTATTCAGGCATTTGTTGTACTGCAAACACATTGAAAGATTATTGTGTAGAGTTTGGGTAAGCAATAAAATTGCCAAAACATTTACTCATGAAGCTGCAATGGCTTATCGTCAAGCTTTTTCTTTGAGACAACGAATGTTGGATTGTATTCAACATCTTGAATATTACATGATGGTTGAAGTTATTGAGCCAAATTGGCATACGTTTATCGACAAAATGAGTAAA gttacaaatgttgatgatgtacTTAGTGTTCATCAAGATCTTCAAGACAGTTATTTAAAAGAGTGCATGTTGACTGATCCAGAGCTGTTGTCTTGCATCACTGGTATATCTGGAGCTTGCATGCAGTTTTGTGATTTTATGCag GTGAGCAAGACTAAATCGAGCAACACAGCAGCCAGCTTTGAGGAAACAATTGAATCTCTTGATACAAAATTTACTGATGTATTAATTCGTCTTCTAAATCGAATCTGCGATTTAGGCTGTgacaacaataatgaaaaattgttgaatgtaTTCTGCag attggatttcaatttgttttatacTGGAATAATGGCTCGTCGAAATGCTGAGAAAGCAAGTCAACCACAAGAAGCCACAACAGCctaa
- the LOC122855544 gene encoding gamma-tubulin complex component 2-like isoform X1 has translation MSEFKVHTLVAELIGLLKSPYPPEKFIDKVEKGVAPPENIPSKNCLRYLKKISPNPDAFIEKYEELKDKKVDRLGSFMQVLYHISADKSLKDHLEKHSQSIGGMSSQLDPITSDDLPQIQKKIIKAALEDEKKKIQQVNALSKKLETTTLKNNWVSERPRISWDFQSNSQLSPYEKVVPVVSQESILLWDLLSCLKGMDGSYIVSEPLTHPYAVKTFKISADVGISYKQLAQQILPLASCYSMTVRFVEEKVQSNDGQVNHALVGAISCLLKDYMMFILQLEMEHRKGKLNLQKLWFYIHPTMSTMSIISQITSTICKANARGGKVLSLLHEQISNMSFEAKSKELCLFFMQSASVPYMKILEKWVYKGVICDPYQEFLVEDNEIIQREELPMDYSADYWEKRYTMRPERIPTFLNEHAQTILRTGKYFNVIRQCGKTVQWGKQEPLVYQYRDQKYIGAIDRAYSEAARTLLEVLIQENDLMGRLKSVKNYFLLAQGDFVVQFLNLCDAELSKSMYDIVLHRLASLLEVALRTSSADSDPYKDDLKPELLPYDLQYQMFRILSIQTSDEKEYCSHTGKPLTGIEAFSFNYDVKWPVSLVINKKAIACYQMLFRHLLYCKHIERLLCRVWVSNKIAKTFTHEAAMAYRQAFSLRQRMLDCIQHLEYYMMVEVIEPNWHTFIDKMSKVTNVDDVLSVHQDLQDSYLKECMLTDPELLSCITGISGACMQFCDFMQCMSRYFIDAELTSMINEDEEEQSQHEVSKTKSSNTAASFEETIESLDTKFTDVLIRLLNRICDLGCDNNNEKLLNVFCRLDFNLFYTGIMARRNAEKASQPQEATTA, from the exons atgagtgAATTTAAAGTACACACACTTGTTGCTGAATtaattggtttattaaaaTCTCCATATCCAccagaaaaatttattgataaagttgaaaaaGGTGTTGCACCACCAGAAAATATaccatcaaaaaattgtttacgttatttaaaaaaaatatcaccaaATCCAGATgcatttatagaaaaatatgaagaatTAAAGGATAAAAAAGTTGACAGATTAGGTTCATTTATGCAAGTATTATATCATATATCAGCTGATAAATCATTGAAGGATCATCTTGAAAAACATTCACAATCAATTGGTGGTATGTCATCACAGCTTGATCCAATAACAAGTGATGATTTGCCacaaatacaaaagaaaataataaaagctgCCTTGgaagatgagaaaaaaaaaattcaacaagtcAATgcattgtcaaaaaaattagaaacaacaacattaaaaaataattgggtATCAGAAAGACCAAGAATATCATGGGATTTTCAATCAAATTCACAGCTATCACCatatgaaaaagttgtgcCAGTTGTATCACAAGAATCAATACTTCTTTGGGATCTTTTGAGTTGTTTAAAAGGCATGGATGGTTCATATATTGTTTCAGAACCATTAACACATCCTTATGCtgttaaaacatttaaaatatcagctGATGTTGGTATATCTTATAAACAATTGGCACAACAAATATTACCACTTGCTTCTTGTTATTCAATGACTGTTAGatttgttgaagaaaaagTACAATCAAATGATGGACAAGTTAATCATGCTCTTGTTGGTGCTATTAGTTGtttattaaaagattatatgatgtttattttacaattagaAATGGAGCATAGaaaaggtaaattaaatttacaaaaactttGGTTTTATATTCATCCAACAATGTCAACAATGTCAATAATATCACAAATTACATCAACAATTTGCAAG gcAAATGCAAGAGGTGGAAAAGTATTGAGTCTTCTTCATGAACAAATAAGCAACATGAGCTTTGAGGCAAAAtcaaaagaattatgtttattttttatgcaatCAGCAAGTGTTCCATATAtgaaaattcttgaaaaatgGGTTTATAAAGGTGTTATTTGTGATCCATATCAAGAATTTCTTGTTGaagataatgaaataatacaaCGTGAAGAATTACCAATGGATTATTCAGCAGATTATTGGGAAAAAAGATATACAATGAGACCAGAAAGAAtaccaacatttttaaatgaacatgCACAAACAATATTACGTactggtaaatattttaatgtaataCGTCAATGTGGTAAAACAGTACAATGGGGAAAACAAGAACCACTTGTTTATCAATATcgtgatcaaaaatatattggtgCTATTGATCGTGCATATTCTGAAGCAGCAAGAACGCTACTTGAAGTATTAATACAAGAAAATGATTTAATGGGAAGATTAAaaagtgttaaaaattattttctacttGCACAAGGTGATTTTgttgtacaatttttaaatctttgtGATGCTGAATTAAGTAAAAGTATGTATGACATTGTACTTCATCGATTGGCATCATTGCTAGAAGTTGCATTGAGAACATCATCAGCTGATTCTGATCCTTACAAGGATGATCTTAAACCAGAATTATTGCCATATGATCTTCAGTATCAAATGTTTAGAATATTATCAATTCAAACTAGTGATGAAAAAGAATATTGTTCACACACTGGTAAACCACTAACTGGCATTGAagctttttcatttaattatgatGTCAAATGGCCTGTATcacttgttattaataaaaaagcaattGCCTGTTATCAAATGTTATTCAGGCATTTGTTGTACTGCAAACACATTGAAAGATTATTGTGTAGAGTTTGGGTAAGCAATAAAATTGCCAAAACATTTACTCATGAAGCTGCAATGGCTTATCGTCAAGCTTTTTCTTTGAGACAACGAATGTTGGATTGTATTCAACATCTTGAATATTACATGATGGTTGAAGTTATTGAGCCAAATTGGCATACGTTTATCGACAAAATGAGTAAA gttacaaatgttgatgatgtacTTAGTGTTCATCAAGATCTTCAAGACAGTTATTTAAAAGAGTGCATGTTGACTGATCCAGAGCTGTTGTCTTGCATCACTGGTATATCTGGAGCTTGCATGCAGTTTTGTGATTTTATGCag TGTATGAGCCGATATTTCATTGATGCTGAATTGACATCTATGATCAACGAAGATGAGGAAGAACAAAGTCAACATGAG GTGAGCAAGACTAAATCGAGCAACACAGCAGCCAGCTTTGAGGAAACAATTGAATCTCTTGATACAAAATTTACTGATGTATTAATTCGTCTTCTAAATCGAATCTGCGATTTAGGCTGTgacaacaataatgaaaaattgttgaatgtaTTCTGCag attggatttcaatttgttttatacTGGAATAATGGCTCGTCGAAATGCTGAGAAAGCAAGTCAACCACAAGAAGCCACAACAGCctaa
- the LOC122855547 gene encoding growth arrest-specific protein 2-like isoform X2 produces the protein MAYTNRFPPSHNTRYRSSWGPSSVTSFAHADIPRPSPEEEEFQFYQERLHSAQSRQLIPLQEDLADWINKTINVDHITGENFLDSLDNGVIVCRLARVIQEKARSAIDSERAKGPVPLIRGRCWDNAARRSFFSRDNMENFIQFCRRLGVHENLLFESDDLVLHGQPRNVVLCLLEVARLASKYSLEPPGLVQLEREIAAEQERELHCMSDSGISHSSLVSWQFQQPSPSPSPVPPPETIKHSSSALEVTETRWLDPSLTTPIETDMRRSVSDNGPTGSDGVPSDTTEDDWSRGSAEDPDEVLSPSTSPAPVEPPEHVGPITELDRKVRRAAERLCQCSEKCSKLKVRKVGEGRYNIAGRNVFIRLLKGRHMMVRVGGGWDTLEHFLSRHDPCKKCRSTVCKGIPKHRITRRVISAR, from the exons atggcttaTACAAATCGATTTCCACCAAGTCACAATACAAGATATCGTAGCAGCTGGGGTCCATCCTCAGTAACATCGTTTGCACATGCTGACATACCTAGACCATCACCTGAAGAGGaggaatttcaattttatcaagaacGTCTTCATTCAGCCCAGAGTAGACAGCTCATTCCACTTCAAGAAGATCTAGCTGattggataaataaaacaataa aTGTTGATCATATAACTGGGGAAAATTTTTTGGATTCACTTGACAATGGAGTTATTGTTTGTCGTTTGGCACGAGTTATTCAAGAAAAAGCAAGATCAGCAATTGATTCTGAACGAGCAAAAGGA CCTGTTCCACTTATTCGAGGACGATGCTGGGATAATGCAGCACGTAGAAGCTTCTTTTCTCGAGATAATatggaaaattttatacaattttgtaGAAGACTTGGagtacatgaaaatttattatttgaaagtgATGATCTTG ttCTTCATGGCCAACCACGTAATGTGGTTTTGTGTCTACTTGAAGTTGCTCGATTAGCATCAAAATATTCACTGGAACCTCCTGGACTTGTTCAACTTGAGCGTGAAATTGCTGCTGAACAAGAGAGAGAATTACATTGTATGTCTGACAGTGGAATATCACACAGTAGTCTTGTTTCATGGCAATTTCAACAACCTTCACCTTCACCTTCACCAGTTCCCCCACCAGAAACAATTAAACACAGCag cTCTGCATTGGAAGTAACTGAGACACGATGGCTGGATCCATCATTGACCACACCAATTGAAACAGACATGCGAAGAAGTGTTAGTGATAATGGACCAACTGGTAGTGATGGTGTACCAAGTGATACAACTGAAGATGATTGGTCACGTGGCTCTGCTGAAGATCCTGATGAAGTTTTATCACCATCAACATCACCAGCACCAGTAGAACCACCAGAGCATGTTGGTCCAATCACAGAACTTGAtagaaaa GTAAGACGTGCTGCTGAAAGACTATGTCAATGTTCAGAAAAATGTTCAAAACTTAAAGTACGAAAAGTTGGAGAAGGTCGTTATAATATTGCTGGTCGTAATGTTTTTATTCgg cttttGAAGGGACGACACATGATGGTGAGAGTCGGTGGTGGCTGGGATACATTGGAACATTTTTTGTCAAGACACGATCCATGCAAG aaATGCAGAAGTACTGTTTGTAAAGGAATACCAAAACACAGGATTACACGAAGAGTTATCTCTGCGCGTTGA
- the LOC122855546 gene encoding uncharacterized protein LOC122855546: MLHRLVRPVARVAKTGTRRYHDDKPYRFATMDDAPKPGGSWQERYDKKQKLYNFQFAGGLLFLAGTIAYGKMSGCFYLNMSPPDPDVE; encoded by the exons ATGTTGCACCGACTTGTTCGTCCAGTTGCACGAGTTGCAAAAACTg GAACTCGCAGATATCATGATGACAAGCCATACAGATTTGCCACCATGGATGATGCACCAAAACCAGGTGGTTCCTGGCAGGAAAGATACGACAAGAAACAAAAACTTTACAATTTCCAATTTGCTGGTGGACTCTTGTTCCTTGCTGGCACAATTGCATAC gGCAAAATGTCTGGATGCTTCTACTTGAACATGTCACCACCAGATCCagatgttgaataa
- the LOC122855545 gene encoding exocyst complex component 1, producing MAAIRHTLQREVFTPSDEKLLSVCFVCKTYKKKKTSFLCLATTTDTPGSLLLYQVKKNDKNIYKKKQSWPLTDIQIVDGVSYDSMDIELHIDKIYKWSSTASQERRTFISNLYTYSCSLPQRPEFKNIQKDWLIDPTSLKESDSITLTPDLLTPAISSDYQPITEKEELDLASLMSGCNYAISNAELFMENLSKDLSVLDGENVQSVLASEPQVTQLMNGIEEAITEASLVEARLTVYDEALGRIREVMARVGQKNQAIHTANHNARLLLDQLDAIITQLDIPSQYQKIINEAELPGGRIELGVAGASLLKAITAPLPSGLDKLSAVTEQKRRLDKLRAKFSILVARHLNNLFIHLGNDPGENSVSGGDLILPTHQTVHRELEPYTELMQLLRNLDNKAFQQLTKVYTGTMSKLYQRDLKLFFEEAKSRLISTRPCANTAKSGNQKIEDLITPAPMCLLSGEIWAPQGEGILLDSLLDRALSQLQPVCLAEQAFCVVFFQLNIALSPSKSGDSGDDAMDNVSNATSPGSSTSTASNKKLERQINEDVRATMSAIFPSLEPELNNFISFLDKIDSFWCMYVLVRLSQHVMSAQDTGSFLSMTFASALVQIKRSFDKFMQSQQQSIIKDTKINRRNKCGILPYVQNFGPFAKIAEKIFKNSDRKNDLDKWYTKIVGSMFDAIVIHSGEHHKTPQEVIKMENFHHLYDLLSQLKITVLDNERKEAKQKYQDALKSYVIQYFGRPLEKLNLFFEGVQAKVGAGVKESEISYQMAFSKQELRRVVKEYPAREVKKGLENLYRKVEKHLCESENLLQVVWREMQQEFIAQYIYLEELIQRCYPDSNITLEFKIQEILEFFSEIARSH from the exons atGGCTGCAATTCGTCACACACTTCAAAGAGAAGTATTTACACCaagtgatgaaaaattattgagtgtttgttttgtttgtaaaacatataagaaaaaaaaaacaagttttttatgtttagCAACAACAACTGATACACCAGGCTCATTGTTACtttatcaagttaaaaaaaatgataaaaatatatataaaaaaaaacaatcatggCCCCTGACTGATATACAAATAGTTGATGGTGTAAGCTATGATTCAATGGACATAGAATtacatattgataaaatatacaaatggtCATCAACAGCATCACAAGAACGTCGTACATTTATTAGTAATTTGTACACATACTCATGTAGTCTTCCTCAACGtcctgaatttaaaaatatacaaaaagattGGTTGATTGATCCAACATCATTAAAAGAGTCTGACAGTATAACATTAACACCAGATTTATTAACACCAGCAATATCATCAGATTATCAGCCAATAACTGAAAAAGAAGAACTAGATCTTGCTAGTTTAATGTCTGGTTGTAATTATGCAATATCAAATGCTGAATTATTTATGGAAAATCTATCAAAAGATTTATCTGTATTAGATGGTGAAAATGTACAGTCTGTATTGGCATCAGAACCACAAGTAACACAATTAATGAATGGCATTGAAGAAGCAATAACTGAAGCATCACTTGTCGAAGCTAGATTAACTGTTTATGATGAAGCACTTGGTAGAATACGTGAAGTTATGGCAAGAGTTGgacaaaaaaatcaagcaaTACATACAGCAAATCATAATGCACGTTTATTATTAGATCAATTAGATGCAATAATAACACAACTTGATATACCAAgtcaatatcaaaaaataataaatgaagcTGAATTACCTGGTGGACGTATTGAGCTTGGTGTTGCTGGTGCATCATTATTAAAAGCAATAACAGCACCATTACCATCTGGTCTTGATAAATTAAGTGCTGTTACTGAACAAAAACGTCGTCTTGATAAATTAAGAGCTAAATTTTCAATTCTCGTTGCAcgacatttaaataatttatttatacatttaggCAATGATCCTGGTGAAAATTCAGTAAGTGGTGGTGATTTAATATTACCAACTCATCAAACTGTTCATCGTGAATTAGAGCCTTATACTGAATTAATGCAATTATTAagaaatttagataataaagCATTTCAACAATTGACTAAAGTTTATACTGGAACAATGAGTAAACTTTATCAACGTgatttaaagttattttttgaAGAAGCTAAAAGTAGATTAATAAGTACAAGACCATGTGCTAATACAGCAAAATCTGgtaatcaaaaaattgaagatttaatAACACCAGCACCAATGTGTTTATTGAGTGGTGAAATATGGGCACCACAAGGTGAAGGTATTTTATTAGATTCATTACTTGATCGTGCATTATCCCAGTTACAACCAGTATGTCTTGCTGAGCAAGCATtttgtgttgtattttttcaattaaatattgcatTATCACCATCAAAAAGTGGTGACAGTGGTGATGATGCTATGGATAATGTTAGTAATGCAACAAGTCCTggttcatcaacatcaacagcaagtaataaaaaacttgaaagaCAAATAAATGAAGATGTTAGAGCAACAATGTCAGCAATATTTCCATCATTAGAACCAGAACTCAATAATTTCATatcatttttagataaaattgaTAGTTTTTGGTGTATGTATGTTCTGGTACGTTTATCACAACATGTTATGTCTGCACAAGATACTggttcatttttatcaatgacaTTTGCATCAGCACTTGTACAAATAAAAcgttcatttgataaatttatgcaatcacaacaacaatcaataataaaagatacaaaaataaatcgtaGAAATAAATGTGGTATATTGCCATATGTACAAAATTTTGGACCATTTGCTAAAAttgctgaaaaaatatttaaaaattcagatagaaaaaatgatttagaTAAATGGTATACCAAAATTGTTGGCAGTATGTTTGATGCTATTGTAATACACAGTGGTGAACATCATAAAACACCACAAGAAGTtattaaaatggaaaattttcatcatctttatgatttattaagtcaattgaaaattacagTATTAGATAATGAAAGAAAAGAAgctaaacaaaaatatcaagatgCATTAAAATCATATGTTATACAATATTTTGGTAGACCATTGGAAaagctaaatttattttttgaaggtGTACAAGCTAAAGTTGGTGCTGGTGTTAAAGAATCAGAAATAAGTTATCAAATGGCATTTAGTAAACAAGAGCTACGTAGAGTTGTCAAAGAATATCCAGCTCGTGAAGTTAAAAAaggacttgaaaatttatacagAAAAGTTGAAAAACATCTTTGTGAAAGTGAAAATCTTTTACAA GTTGTTTGGAGAGAAATGCAACAGGAATTTATAgcacaatatatttatctggAAGAACTTATTCAACGTTGTTATCCAGACAGTAATATtacacttgaatttaaaattcaagaaattttagaatttttttctgaaataGCAAGATCTCATTAA
- the LOC122855547 gene encoding growth arrest-specific protein 2-like isoform X1, with protein MAYTNRFPPSHNTRYRSSWGPSSVTSFAHADIPRPSPEEEEFQFYQERLHSAQSRQLIPLQEDLADWINKTINVDHITGENFLDSLDNGVIVCRLARVIQEKARSAIDSERAKGPVPLIRGRCWDNAARRSFFSRDNMENFIQFCRRLGVHENLLFESDDLVLHGQPRNVVLCLLEVARLASKYSLEPPGLVQLEREIAAEQERELHCMSDSGISHSSLVSWQFQQPSPSPSPVPPPETIKHSSSALEVTETRWLDPSLTTPIETDMRRSVSDNGPTGSDGVPSDTTEDDWSRGSAEDPDEVLSPSTSPAPVEPPEHVGPITELDRKVRRAAERLCQCSEKCSKLKVRKVGEGRYNIAGRNVFIRLLKGRHMMVRVGGGWDTLEHFLSRHDPCKVRLLSRENTPPPPNTDIKQSSFLHIRAKYRSSPPDPASRRSLQ; from the exons atggcttaTACAAATCGATTTCCACCAAGTCACAATACAAGATATCGTAGCAGCTGGGGTCCATCCTCAGTAACATCGTTTGCACATGCTGACATACCTAGACCATCACCTGAAGAGGaggaatttcaattttatcaagaacGTCTTCATTCAGCCCAGAGTAGACAGCTCATTCCACTTCAAGAAGATCTAGCTGattggataaataaaacaataa aTGTTGATCATATAACTGGGGAAAATTTTTTGGATTCACTTGACAATGGAGTTATTGTTTGTCGTTTGGCACGAGTTATTCAAGAAAAAGCAAGATCAGCAATTGATTCTGAACGAGCAAAAGGA CCTGTTCCACTTATTCGAGGACGATGCTGGGATAATGCAGCACGTAGAAGCTTCTTTTCTCGAGATAATatggaaaattttatacaattttgtaGAAGACTTGGagtacatgaaaatttattatttgaaagtgATGATCTTG ttCTTCATGGCCAACCACGTAATGTGGTTTTGTGTCTACTTGAAGTTGCTCGATTAGCATCAAAATATTCACTGGAACCTCCTGGACTTGTTCAACTTGAGCGTGAAATTGCTGCTGAACAAGAGAGAGAATTACATTGTATGTCTGACAGTGGAATATCACACAGTAGTCTTGTTTCATGGCAATTTCAACAACCTTCACCTTCACCTTCACCAGTTCCCCCACCAGAAACAATTAAACACAGCag cTCTGCATTGGAAGTAACTGAGACACGATGGCTGGATCCATCATTGACCACACCAATTGAAACAGACATGCGAAGAAGTGTTAGTGATAATGGACCAACTGGTAGTGATGGTGTACCAAGTGATACAACTGAAGATGATTGGTCACGTGGCTCTGCTGAAGATCCTGATGAAGTTTTATCACCATCAACATCACCAGCACCAGTAGAACCACCAGAGCATGTTGGTCCAATCACAGAACTTGAtagaaaa GTAAGACGTGCTGCTGAAAGACTATGTCAATGTTCAGAAAAATGTTCAAAACTTAAAGTACGAAAAGTTGGAGAAGGTCGTTATAATATTGCTGGTCGTAATGTTTTTATTCgg cttttGAAGGGACGACACATGATGGTGAGAGTCGGTGGTGGCTGGGATACATTGGAACATTTTTTGTCAAGACACGATCCATGCAAGGTGAGGCTTCTCAGTCGTGAAAATACACCACCTCCGCCAAATACTGATATCAAACAATCAAGCTTTCTTCATATTCGTGCCAAGTATCGAAGCTCACCACCTGACCCAGCTTCCAGACGTTCACTGCAATAA